Proteins co-encoded in one Aspergillus flavus chromosome 2, complete sequence genomic window:
- a CDS encoding pH response protein PalF — protein MSVNSPPAQSSSSPLGRNRSSLLHKFRSSLGQRNRSLTDFYIEPDDPWRSYFPGDVIKGTVVLTVARPVRITHLVVCLHGYVKVFKNTVPSGETAPDVGFLGPGRGRRGAEYLGNGLATLFEDEVVLCGEGRLKEGIYKFRFEMVFPPYALPSSISFERGTITYMLTSTLTKPTTINPTVSCRRRVNLMENIDIAPFPAPKARVVTLEPVSKRTRSKAKTKSTSSDAAPDSTSVDVSVSGAAGSDHRPPLSPAPSNVSSSSRMSNSSQSFQIASDPSSSAGTGLRNSEARSLTPSLGDKTITAKTEVLRAGVLPGDTLPIKVTINHCKQVRSAHGIIITLYRQGRIDLHPSIPIGSSANGKKPVYEDIYPRSRTGLGGLTIGTSRTSSVFRKDLAQTFAPLVVDPTTLTAIVKTSIRIPEDTFPTITRTPGSMINFRYYVEVVVDLRGKLTSPERFLPRFNLVTSGSNYSPSGMVLNPTDANSNAITANWAGNILDTDQIRREKGVVAVAFEVVIGTRDSHRRKNQPRRTSSAAASSDLQSSGGHAQGDGEPWPVDQHSVPNGESEHPSPEDYGPQELFWPEYGEESQPQYQSLGEIVSTPQSEEPTDEKARMRHAEQMLLPSQPPNEVEAGPSTDVPTAPVLPEDDHINGYHHLPSPTENTVPQALTSAESVQTVVPGSSSMSQRSVPGDDKQELERQRLLMEASAPDENGPSHNSIADGPSAPVFHDEGDHQLVGGNAHGDESLPRYQR, from the exons ATGTCCGTCAACTCTCCCCCCGCTcaatcctcctcgtcgcCGCTCGGTCGGAATCGCAGCTCTCTCTTACACAAGTTTCGCTCGTCACTCGGTCAGCGCAATCGCAGTCTTACTGATTTCTACATCGAACCCGACGACCCTTGGCGTTCATATTTTCCGGGGGATGTGATCAAGGGGACCGTCGTCCTTACCGTCGCTCGTCCCGTTCGCATTACACATCTCGTGGTTTGTTTACATGGTTATGTCAAGGTGTTTAAGAATACGGTTCCGTCTGGGGAGACGGCCCCAGATGTGGGATTTCTCGGGCCTGGGCGCGGGCGCCGAGGGGCGGAATACTTGGGCAATGGGCTGGCCACTCTGTTCGAGGACGAGGTCGTCCTTTGTGGAGAGGGCCGCCTTAAGGAGGGCATCTACAAGTTTCGCTTTGAGATGGTCTTTCCGCCATATGCCCTCCCCAGTAGCATCAGT TTCGAACGAGGCACCATTACGTATATGCTTACGTCCACCCTAACAAAGCCGACGACCATCAACCCAACCGTTTCCTGCCGCCGACGCGTGAACCTCATGGAGAATATTGATATCGCCCCCTTTCCTGCCCCGAAAGCCCGTGTCGTGACACTAGAGCCGGTCTCGAAACGCACGCGATCGAAGGCCAAAACGAAGTCGACGAGCTCGGATGCGGCACCGGATTCGACGTCGGTGGATGTCTCGGTCAGTGGCGCGGCGGGCTCGGATCATCGTCCTCCGTTAAGTCCCGCTCCCAGTAACGTCAGCTCGTCGAGTCGGATGAGCAACAGCAGTCAAAGCTTCCAAATCGCAAGTGACCCGAGCTCGTCGGCCGGCACAGGACTGCGAAATAGTGAAGCGCGCAGTCTCACACCCTCCTTAGGAGATAAGACCATCACGGCTAAAACGGAGGTTCTGCGCGCGGGCGTACTACCCGGAGATACATTACCTATCAAAGTCACCATCAATCATTGCAAACAGGTGCGCAGCGCGCATGGGATTATTATCACACTCTATCGTCAAGGGCGGATTGACCTTCACCCGTCGATTCCTATTGGGTCCTCCGCGAATGGGAAGAAACCCGTTTATGAAGACATCTATCCGCGATCCCGAACGGGATTGGGCGGTCTGACGATCGGCACCAGCCGGACCAGCAGCGTCTTCCGGAAGGACTTGGCGCAGACGTTCGCGCCGTTGGTGGTCGATCCCACCACATTAACGGCGATCGTGAAGACGTCCATCCGCATCCCCGAAGATACCTTCCCCACTATTACGCGTACTCCGGGGAGTATGATTAATTTTCGCTACTATGTCGAGGTCGTTGTCGATCTTCGCGGCAAGCTCACCTCGCCCGAGCGGTTCTTGCCGCGGTTCAACTTGGTCACCTCAGGCAGTAATTATTCTCCCAGCGGAATGGTCCTGAATCCAACCGATGCCAACAGCAACGCCATCACGGCGAACTGGGCGGGGAATATTTTAGACACCGATCAGATCCGGCGGGAGAAAGGTGTCGTCGCTGTCGCCTTCGAGGTGGTGATCGGGACAAGAGATTCCCATCGCCGGAAAAACCAACCGCGGCGCACCTCCTCGGCTGCGGCGAGTTCGGATCTGCAGTCCTCTGGCGGACATGCTCAGGGAGATGGCGAACCTTGGCCGGTAGATCAGCACTCCGTGCCCAATGGAGAATCCGAACATCCGTCGCCGGAAGACTATGGGCCGCAGGAGCTGTTCTGGCCGGAGTATGGGGAGGAGTCCCAGCCACAGTACCAATCATTGGGCGAGATTGTATCGACACCTCAATCGGAAGAGCCGACCGACGAAAAGGCGCGTATGCGGCATGCCGAGCAGATGCTACTGCCCAGTCAACCGCCGAATGAGGTGGAAGCCGGACCGTCGACCGATGTTCCCACGGCTCCGGTGCTTCCTGAAGATGATCACATCAACGGCTACCATCATTTGCCCTCACCGACCGAGAATACAGTGCCACAAGCGTTGACTTCGGCCGAATCGGTCCAAACCGTCGTGCCAGGCAGCAGTTCTATGAGCCAGCGTTCCGTTCCAGGCGACGACAAACAAGAGCTAGAGCGACAACGGTTACTGATGGAGGCGAGTGCGCCCGATGAAAATGGACCTTCCCATAACAGTATTGCTGATGGACCGAGCGCTCCCGTCTTCCATGACGAAGGGGATCACCAGCTGGTTGGTGGCAATGCGCACGGGGACGAGTCATTGCCGCGCTACCAACGGTAG